A genomic segment from Chloroflexota bacterium encodes:
- a CDS encoding ABC transporter ATP-binding protein, producing MSAPALETRGLSRRFGGLEALSDVSLSVEPGTVLGIIGPNGAGKSTLINLVTGHLKPSSGSVCVDGREVTGQRPWVIARAGVARTFQIVKPFRELTVRDNVAIGAMYGPDGAGSVKDAQRRADEVLERVGLAGRGEVPPGELGVADARRLELAKALALGPRLLLLDEVMAGLRGSEIEPALELIRSLRDEGMTIVAVEHIVKVILSVSDEVLVLHEGRELTRGKPAEVVKDERVIEAYLGQRYAKRMAEGNGDA from the coding sequence GTGAGCGCCCCCGCCCTGGAGACCCGCGGCCTGTCGCGCCGTTTCGGCGGCCTCGAGGCGCTCTCAGACGTGTCGCTCTCGGTCGAGCCCGGCACCGTGCTCGGGATCATCGGGCCGAACGGCGCCGGCAAGAGCACGCTGATCAACCTCGTGACGGGCCACCTCAAGCCCAGCTCCGGCTCCGTGTGCGTCGACGGGCGGGAGGTCACCGGGCAGCGGCCCTGGGTCATCGCGCGAGCGGGTGTGGCACGCACGTTCCAGATCGTCAAGCCCTTCCGCGAGCTGACCGTGCGCGACAACGTGGCGATCGGGGCGATGTACGGGCCGGATGGCGCGGGCTCCGTGAAGGACGCGCAGCGGCGCGCGGACGAGGTGCTCGAGCGCGTCGGGCTCGCGGGCCGCGGGGAGGTGCCGCCAGGCGAGCTGGGCGTGGCCGACGCCCGCCGTCTCGAGCTGGCCAAGGCCCTGGCGCTGGGGCCGCGGTTGCTCCTGCTCGACGAGGTGATGGCCGGGCTGCGCGGCTCGGAGATCGAGCCGGCGCTGGAGCTGATCCGCTCACTCCGTGACGAGGGAATGACGATCGTGGCCGTGGAGCACATCGTGAAGGTGATCCTGTCGGTCTCCGACGAGGTGTTGGTGCTGCACGAGGGCCGTGAGCTCACGCGCGGGAAACCCGCCGAGGTCGTGAAGGACGAGCGCGTGATCGAGGCCTATCTGGGCCAGCGCTACGCGAAGCGGATGGCCGAGGGGAATGGCGATGCTTGA